One segment of Gammaproteobacteria bacterium DNA contains the following:
- a CDS encoding DUF1328 domain-containing protein, whose amino-acid sequence MLGWVVIFLVVAIIAGILGFTGIFAAAVGIAKILFYIFLILFIISLIMHLARRNPKV is encoded by the coding sequence ATGTTAGGTTGGGTAGTCATATTTTTAGTAGTGGCAATTATTGCGGGTATATTAGGTTTTACCGGTATTTTTGCAGCTGCAGTGGGTATTGCAAAGATATTATTTTATATATTCCTCATATTATTTATTATATCGTTAATTATGCATTTGGCGAGAAGAAACCCCAAAGTGTAA
- a CDS encoding DEAD/DEAH box helicase, whose translation MAFDHSDSLSWAHPLVRDWFIRKFNSPTEPQIQGWPAILAGKNTLISAPTGSGKTFAAFLACIDRLVRLALSGELQAKTQALYVSPLKALSNDIQKNLAEPLAEISTLAKQRGLTMTEIKVAVRTGDTLARERLAMLKQPPHILVTTPESLYILLTTEKSREILRDVETVIVDEIHAMADDKRGVHLCLSLERLEAITSRPPMRIGLSATQNPITAVAHFLVGARPLPEIINIGHVRPLDLAVEIPASELGAVASNEMWDEIYNRVAELVQQNRSTLVFVNTRRLAERVAHHLAERLGEDAVAAHHGSLSRKLRLAAETRLKNGELRVLVATASLELGIDIGNIDLVCQLGSPRAIAVALQRIGRSGHWRGAVPKGRIFATTRDELLECAALVLAIRAGDLDRLIMLEEPADILAQQMVATCATGEWLEEELFALVTRAWPYRALSRQRFNAILEMLSSGIAGSRGRYGAYLFRDQIQGRVTARRGARLVAITSGGAIPENGLFNVIAEPDGVMVGTLDEDFAVESNRGDIILLGTTSWRIRRIESATGKVLVEDAHGNPPSVPFWRGEAPARTMELSTQVAKLRQQLSDLLPGQPSVALIAVAVNWLQQACAVDEMGAQQLVEYILQGRALLGAVPTQHTVIAERFFDEGGGMQLIIHAPFGARINKAWGLALRKRFCRSFNFELQAAATDDGINIALAEQHSFPLADVFGFLHPNSVKEVLVQAVLQSPIFTTRWRWDAMRSLALVRFRNGKKLPPHILRMLSDDLLAAVFPDAAACQDNLAGEDIELPDHPLINEAMHDALTEALDVEGLITVLKGIKDGSIQCVAVDTPTPSPFSHEILNANPYAFLDDAPLEERRARAVAMRQVLPDTVLQSMGRLDAAAIDEVRQQAWPDIRNSDELHDALQTLIAVPSELPLSNVPVQPSSWQGLMTELIATGRGGIATLQGKTLWLAVECAKTFTAVYPPAELLAPLADIEKNVPLREVAIVNMLRGWMLHLGPVTAEELANWLSLSLSEIEQALLKLETTGFILRGNFTGATTQEWCERRLLARIHRLTLGKLRSEIAPVTAAQFMRWLLAWQHLAPGTQLRGERGLLMAIQQLQGFEIPANAWEHEILRPRVIDYDAVMLERLCLTGAVGWGRLSPHPATIAVSKAAESSSEEHSGSRRISPTSIAPITFFVRDEADWMALMHRSNIKADDLDRLGHVAKKIHAYLQQRGAAFFADITRGIAHLPAEVEMGLWELVAAGLVTADGFDNLRALIDPRRRVGQNRRRLGRPRHSAGRWSLLYSEPSHDYAHSLEAVCWMLLKRYGVVFRDLLARETLIPRWRELLVALRRMEARGEIRGGRFVSGFLGEQFALPYAVESLRAMRNKAQQASEITISAVDPLNLVGIVLPGKRVMAVSGKRLTMRDGVPLN comes from the coding sequence ATGGCATTCGATCATTCTGATAGCCTCAGCTGGGCTCATCCATTAGTACGCGATTGGTTCATAAGAAAATTCAATTCACCCACCGAACCACAAATTCAAGGCTGGCCAGCTATTCTGGCTGGTAAAAACACCTTAATTTCTGCTCCCACCGGCTCAGGTAAGACATTTGCAGCCTTTTTAGCCTGTATTGACCGTTTGGTGCGTTTAGCGCTTTCAGGAGAGCTTCAAGCTAAGACGCAAGCGCTTTATGTTTCACCGCTGAAAGCATTAAGCAATGATATTCAAAAAAACTTAGCAGAGCCACTGGCAGAAATTAGCACTTTAGCTAAACAGCGCGGCTTAACCATGACAGAAATTAAGGTAGCTGTTCGCACGGGAGATACGCTGGCACGTGAACGCCTGGCGATGTTAAAACAACCGCCACACATCCTAGTGACTACCCCTGAATCACTGTATATCCTCCTTACGACGGAAAAAAGCCGCGAAATATTGCGCGATGTAGAAACCGTGATTGTCGATGAAATTCATGCGATGGCTGATGACAAGCGCGGTGTGCACCTCTGCTTGTCTTTGGAGCGCTTGGAGGCCATCACCTCACGACCGCCAATGCGTATAGGTCTATCAGCTACACAAAACCCGATTACAGCGGTAGCCCATTTTTTGGTGGGCGCACGCCCATTACCGGAGATTATTAATATTGGGCATGTACGGCCACTGGATTTAGCAGTGGAAATACCTGCAAGCGAACTCGGTGCTGTAGCATCTAATGAAATGTGGGACGAAATTTATAACCGCGTTGCTGAATTGGTCCAGCAAAATCGTTCGACACTGGTATTTGTGAATACCCGGCGTTTGGCTGAGCGTGTAGCGCACCACCTGGCGGAGCGTTTGGGTGAAGACGCAGTCGCTGCGCATCACGGTAGTTTATCCCGCAAACTGCGTTTAGCTGCGGAAACTCGCCTTAAAAATGGCGAGCTGCGGGTATTGGTAGCAACGGCTTCATTAGAATTGGGTATTGATATTGGCAATATTGATCTGGTATGTCAGCTGGGTTCGCCACGAGCGATTGCTGTGGCGCTGCAGCGTATTGGTCGTTCCGGTCACTGGCGCGGTGCGGTTCCTAAAGGGCGCATTTTTGCTACCACACGTGATGAATTGCTGGAGTGCGCGGCTTTGGTCTTGGCAATTCGTGCAGGTGATTTAGACCGATTAATTATGCTGGAGGAACCTGCAGATATTCTCGCTCAACAGATGGTTGCCACTTGTGCAACCGGTGAATGGTTAGAAGAGGAGTTATTCGCATTAGTCACTCGGGCGTGGCCTTATAGGGCGCTATCCAGACAACGTTTTAATGCCATATTGGAGATGCTGTCCTCAGGAATTGCCGGATCGCGTGGCCGTTATGGTGCTTATTTATTTCGCGATCAGATACAAGGCCGTGTGACAGCGCGCCGTGGTGCGCGATTGGTTGCTATCACTAGCGGTGGTGCGATTCCAGAGAATGGTTTGTTTAACGTTATTGCTGAACCGGATGGCGTCATGGTGGGCACGTTGGATGAAGATTTTGCGGTCGAAAGCAATCGTGGCGATATTATTCTTTTGGGAACGACTTCTTGGCGCATCCGGCGCATTGAAAGCGCCACCGGTAAAGTGTTAGTGGAAGATGCCCATGGCAATCCGCCCAGCGTGCCTTTCTGGCGTGGTGAAGCACCGGCTAGAACGATGGAGCTTTCAACACAGGTTGCCAAATTGCGCCAACAGTTAAGTGATCTGCTGCCAGGTCAGCCATCAGTTGCTTTGATTGCAGTGGCTGTGAATTGGTTACAGCAAGCATGTGCTGTGGATGAGATGGGCGCACAACAGCTAGTGGAATATATTCTACAAGGTCGTGCGCTGTTAGGTGCAGTACCGACGCAACACACTGTGATTGCTGAACGTTTTTTCGATGAAGGCGGTGGAATGCAGTTGATAATACACGCGCCTTTTGGTGCGCGCATCAATAAGGCTTGGGGTTTAGCACTGCGCAAGCGTTTTTGCCGTTCATTTAATTTTGAATTACAAGCAGCTGCCACTGATGATGGTATCAATATTGCTTTAGCAGAACAGCATAGTTTTCCTTTAGCGGATGTCTTTGGTTTCTTGCATCCCAATAGTGTCAAAGAAGTATTGGTGCAAGCCGTACTGCAATCACCGATATTCACGACACGCTGGCGTTGGGATGCGATGCGTTCTTTAGCTTTAGTACGATTTCGTAATGGTAAAAAACTGCCGCCGCATATTTTACGTATGTTGTCGGATGATTTACTGGCGGCAGTGTTTCCCGATGCGGCGGCCTGTCAAGATAATTTAGCTGGTGAGGATATCGAATTGCCGGATCATCCGTTAATCAATGAGGCCATGCACGATGCATTGACTGAAGCATTAGATGTTGAGGGTCTTATCACGGTACTGAAAGGAATTAAAGACGGCAGCATTCAATGTGTAGCGGTCGATACACCTACTCCGTCGCCTTTTTCTCATGAAATTTTAAATGCCAATCCTTATGCCTTTTTAGATGATGCACCTTTGGAAGAGAGGAGGGCGCGTGCCGTAGCCATGCGGCAAGTATTGCCTGATACTGTATTGCAATCTATGGGACGCCTGGATGCTGCAGCGATCGATGAGGTGCGACAGCAGGCCTGGCCTGATATTAGAAACAGCGATGAATTGCATGATGCCTTGCAAACCCTGATTGCTGTGCCTTCGGAATTGCCATTATCCAATGTGCCAGTACAGCCATCTAGCTGGCAGGGGCTGATGACTGAATTAATTGCGACAGGGCGTGGGGGTATTGCTACATTGCAGGGGAAAACGCTGTGGTTGGCAGTGGAGTGTGCAAAAACCTTTACTGCCGTGTATCCGCCGGCTGAGTTGTTAGCGCCGTTAGCCGACATTGAAAAAAATGTGCCTCTGCGCGAGGTGGCTATTGTCAATATGTTGCGTGGTTGGATGTTACATCTGGGACCTGTCACAGCAGAAGAGTTAGCCAATTGGCTGAGCTTGAGTCTTTCTGAAATAGAACAAGCGTTGCTGAAATTAGAGACAACAGGATTCATATTACGCGGTAATTTCACAGGTGCAACCACCCAAGAATGGTGTGAGCGCAGACTGTTGGCGAGAATTCATCGCCTGACTTTAGGCAAGCTGCGTAGTGAAATCGCACCCGTGACTGCGGCGCAATTTATGCGTTGGCTTTTAGCTTGGCAACATCTTGCGCCTGGCACACAGCTAAGAGGTGAGCGTGGTCTGTTGATGGCGATTCAGCAGTTACAAGGTTTTGAAATTCCTGCTAATGCCTGGGAACATGAAATTCTCCGTCCTAGGGTGATAGATTACGACGCGGTGATGTTAGAACGCTTGTGCTTGACTGGTGCGGTGGGCTGGGGGCGTCTGTCGCCGCATCCAGCGACAATAGCGGTTTCTAAAGCGGCGGAATCATCTAGTGAGGAACATTCGGGCTCGCGACGTATTTCGCCAACTAGCATCGCGCCGATTACTTTCTTTGTGCGTGATGAAGCAGACTGGATGGCCTTAATGCATCGTTCAAATATAAAAGCGGATGATTTGGACAGGTTGGGTCATGTGGCTAAAAAGATTCATGCTTACCTGCAACAGCGAGGGGCAGCGTTTTTTGCAGATATTACCCGTGGTATAGCGCATCTTCCTGCTGAAGTTGAAATGGGTTTGTGGGAGTTGGTGGCAGCTGGCTTGGTCACAGCCGATGGTTTTGATAATTTACGTGCCCTGATCGATCCGCGCCGTCGTGTTGGCCAAAATCGACGCCGACTAGGACGACCTCGCCATAGCGCTGGCCGTTGGTCATTGTTGTATAGTGAACCTTCACATGACTATGCGCATTCACTAGAAGCTGTCTGTTGGATGTTATTAAAGCGCTATGGCGTAGTTTTCCGTGATCTCTTGGCTAGAGAAACGCTCATTCCGCGTTGGCGTGAACTATTAGTTGCGTTGCGACGTATGGAAGCGCGCGGAGAAATTCGCGGCGGACGTTTTGTCAGTGGCTTTTTGGGTGAACAGTTTGCATTGCCGTATGCAGTTGAGTCATTGCGGGCTATGAGAAATAAAGCGCAACAAGCAAGTGAAATTACAATTTCCGCTGTTGATCCGCTGAATTTAGTGGGGATAGTTTTGCCGGGCAAGCGTGTGATGGCCGTTTCTGGTAAGAGGCTGACGATGCGTGATGGTGTGCCACTGAATTGA
- a CDS encoding cation:dicarboxylase symporter family transporter has product MVISLVNLLILLICLGLLLGLKRKNFSFGSRILVGLVLGVCFGLLLKTFPGSGLAAVKGVLDLIGDGYLGLLRMLVIPLIMTSIIHAILNLGTDSTANIKKISFLSCAMLLIMTALASLIGLLVGKLFAVGHGMTLSGLMATPKHEYTGLVDTLLNMLPSNPVAAMVQENTIATVLFAVLLGVAARMLDAADHDKMTTFRQFIASIFAVVKKLAAIVLQLTPYGIFALISVLVLEQGVALLAGMLNFIAAMYVAIVAVILMHLVIVTLSGQNPWQYLKKAYNPLLVAFITRSSFATLPVTEETLRDKFKLRQTTATFVPSIGATIGMNACAGIFPAMLVVMALAILNQPLTLHLILTVMFINAIASLGISGIPGTAYIAATVTLTALNLPYAVVALVQGIDPIIDMGRTATNVNGVMTTATVVDRVVGKA; this is encoded by the coding sequence ATGGTTATTTCCCTTGTCAATTTATTAATCCTTTTGATCTGCCTTGGATTGTTGTTAGGATTAAAGCGCAAAAATTTCTCATTTGGTTCGCGAATATTGGTGGGTCTAGTTTTAGGGGTGTGTTTTGGCTTGTTATTAAAGACTTTTCCTGGAAGCGGGTTGGCTGCGGTCAAGGGAGTGTTGGATTTAATTGGTGATGGTTATCTGGGCTTGCTAAGGATGTTGGTCATCCCATTGATTATGACCTCCATTATTCATGCCATTTTAAATCTGGGTACAGACAGTACTGCTAATATAAAAAAAATCAGTTTTTTAAGTTGTGCTATGTTGTTGATAATGACAGCGTTGGCGTCATTAATTGGTTTACTGGTCGGAAAGTTATTTGCTGTGGGTCATGGTATGACGCTGTCGGGTTTAATGGCTACTCCCAAGCATGAATACACAGGTTTGGTGGATACATTATTAAATATGTTGCCGAGCAATCCGGTGGCTGCGATGGTGCAGGAAAATACCATTGCTACGGTGTTGTTTGCGGTATTACTTGGGGTAGCGGCGCGTATGCTGGATGCGGCTGACCACGATAAAATGACGACTTTTCGTCAATTTATTGCCTCCATATTTGCTGTGGTGAAAAAACTTGCGGCAATTGTGTTGCAGCTGACTCCTTATGGTATTTTCGCTTTGATTTCAGTGTTGGTTTTAGAGCAGGGGGTTGCATTGTTGGCGGGTATGCTGAATTTTATCGCTGCGATGTATGTCGCTATTGTTGCGGTGATTTTGATGCATCTGGTTATTGTCACCTTGTCAGGGCAGAATCCCTGGCAATATCTGAAGAAGGCTTATAATCCGCTGTTAGTTGCGTTTATCACGCGCTCCAGTTTTGCGACCCTGCCGGTTACTGAAGAAACCTTGCGAGATAAATTTAAACTGCGGCAGACTACGGCGACATTTGTGCCAAGTATTGGTGCTACGATTGGCATGAATGCTTGCGCCGGTATTTTTCCTGCTATGTTGGTCGTGATGGCATTGGCGATTCTAAATCAGCCATTGACGCTGCATTTAATTCTGACGGTTATGTTTATCAACGCGATTGCTTCGCTTGGGATATCAGGTATTCCGGGGACAGCTTATATTGCCGCGACCGTGACTTTAACTGCGTTAAATCTGCCTTATGCGGTAGTGGCTTTGGTGCAGGGTATTGATCCGATTATTGATATGGGTAGAACTGCGACGAATGTGAATGGGGTGATGACGACTGCGACGGTGGTGGATAGAGTTGTGGGGAAGGCTTGA
- a CDS encoding phage holin family protein, with translation MEIFNLIKQLSKNSLSLASNSLRLIHLEITLAKKSLPVLAGLLFLLICFITSLWVFLFTLLVVHLNNHGISIYHALFGVLGIHLLLVIIVVLFILKYIGHLKLSATRRHLKSVLFKQPD, from the coding sequence ATGGAAATTTTTAACTTAATTAAACAGCTATCCAAAAATTCTCTGTCACTAGCGAGCAATTCACTTCGGCTGATACACCTTGAGATAACATTAGCCAAAAAAAGCCTGCCGGTTTTGGCAGGCTTGCTGTTTTTACTTATCTGCTTTATCACCTCGCTTTGGGTGTTTTTGTTTACCCTGCTTGTAGTACATCTTAATAACCATGGCATCAGTATTTATCACGCATTATTCGGTGTACTCGGTATCCACCTGCTATTAGTCATTATTGTAGTGCTATTTATCCTCAAGTATATCGGCCATCTGAAACTATCAGCCACCCGCAGACACCTTAAATCTGTCTTGTTTAAGCAACCTGATTAG